The following proteins are encoded in a genomic region of Enterocloster clostridioformis:
- a CDS encoding DUF6106 family protein, producing the protein MNDDNYVEWLVKRKDPAYAVPVKILMIVVCIFSVLSALQTVFGVIVMTIAGVATYFVFLNLSVEFEYLFAEGGLSVDRILGRAKRKKIFDCEKDDIQIVAPADSFVLKDYEKQGMKVKDFSSGKKEAKVYALIYQKGTDHFKVLIEPNERMIGAMRRTFPRKLVM; encoded by the coding sequence ATGAACGATGATAACTATGTGGAGTGGCTTGTGAAGAGAAAAGATCCGGCATATGCCGTTCCTGTAAAGATACTCATGATTGTGGTCTGTATATTTTCCGTCCTTTCGGCGCTGCAGACCGTGTTTGGAGTAATTGTCATGACCATAGCGGGTGTGGCCACCTATTTCGTGTTCCTGAACCTGAGCGTGGAGTTTGAATATCTGTTTGCAGAGGGCGGTCTTTCGGTGGACCGCATTCTGGGAAGGGCAAAGAGAAAGAAGATATTTGACTGCGAGAAGGACGACATCCAGATCGTGGCGCCGGCTGATTCCTTTGTGCTTAAGGATTATGAGAAGCAGGGCATGAAGGTAAAGGATTTTTCGTCGGGCAAAAAGGAAGCCAAGGTGTACGCCCTCATATACCAGAAGGGGACGGACCATTTTAAGGTGTTGATTGAACCCAATGAGAGAATGATAGGAGCTATGCGCAGGACCTTTCCGCGGAAGCTTGTGATGTAA
- a CDS encoding metal-dependent transcriptional regulator, producing MVTDKDGFYTMKGYERSASDEMTSSMEDYLEMVCRMEEEGEPIRVSSLAASLHVRPSSASKMLDNLKKAGYIDFKKYGSIMVTEKGYEEGRYLLHRHQVLQDFFCTLNHTEDELELVEKIEHFINHRTVANMEQALSFLRPKNDITGKMG from the coding sequence TTGGTTACTGATAAAGATGGATTCTATACCATGAAAGGATATGAACGCTCTGCCTCCGATGAGATGACCTCGTCCATGGAGGATTATCTGGAGATGGTATGCAGAATGGAGGAAGAGGGGGAACCCATCCGTGTCAGCTCCCTGGCTGCCAGCCTTCACGTGAGGCCCTCATCCGCCTCTAAAATGTTAGATAATCTGAAAAAAGCCGGGTACATTGATTTTAAGAAGTACGGTTCCATCATGGTCACGGAAAAGGGGTACGAGGAGGGCAGATACCTGCTGCACAGACACCAGGTGCTCCAGGATTTTTTCTGTACTCTCAATCATACGGAGGATGAACTGGAGCTGGTGGAAAAGATTGAACATTTTATCAATCACAGGACGGTGGCAAATATGGAGCAGGCGCTCTCTTTCCTTCGGCCTAAGAATGATATTACTGGAAAAATGGGATAA
- a CDS encoding FeoA family protein: protein MKEFLCLNDIKPGKRARVKELTSIGSIRRRLLDIGLVENTEVECLGQSPLGDPCAYLIRGAVIAIRSEDCRGILVQPCTGFNEQKVMEGCTSL, encoded by the coding sequence ATGAAAGAATTTCTATGTTTAAATGATATAAAACCAGGAAAGAGGGCGCGGGTAAAAGAGCTTACTTCCATAGGCAGCATCCGCAGGCGTCTTCTGGATATCGGTCTGGTTGAAAATACGGAGGTAGAGTGCCTTGGGCAAAGCCCTCTGGGAGACCCCTGCGCCTACCTGATCCGCGGCGCTGTCATCGCCATACGCTCAGAGGACTGCCGCGGGATTCTGGTCCAGCCCTGCACTGGTTTCAACGAACAGAAGGTAATGGAGGGCTGCACCAGCCTGTGA
- the feoB gene encoding ferrous iron transport protein B: protein MGLTKQSVGMGAVDSGLEIKKQTPDDKIIAIAGNPNVGKSTLFNNLTGMNQHTGNWPGKTVTNAQGYCKTREHSYVLVDIPGTYSLMAHSTEEEVARNFICFGGSDGIVVVCDATCLERNLNLVLQTMEISDRVLVCVNLMDEAARKNITIDLKGLSEKLGVPVAGTIARKKQSLDQLMKQLDDLVEGTQTASPYQVEYSPIIEQAIAMAEPAVKGRVEGKVNSRWLTLKLLDSDPSLMKELREYLDEDILEMPEISLALSQAREHLAKYGITNEILKDRIVAALVASAEKICRDTVQFHKTGYNEGDRKLDKILTSRFTGYPVMIGMLAVVFWLTITGANYPSQMLADALFRLQDQLTKAFLAVGAPPWLHGLLILGVYRVLAWVVSVMLPPMAIFFPLFTLLEDSGYLPRIAYNLDKPFKSCHACGKQALTMCMGFGCNAAGIVGCRIIDSPRERLIAMITNNFVPCNGRFPTLIAIISMFFVGVSGGAFDSMLSALLLTLFIVLGVCMTFAVSKVLSMTVLKGIPSSFTLELPPYRRPQIGKVIVRSIFDRTLFVLGRAIAVAAPAGLLIWIMANVQLDGITLLAHFSGFLDPFARLLGMDGVILMAFILGLPANEIVIPIIIMAYMAQGSLLEFDSLAQLRDLLVNNGWTWITAVSTMLFSLMHWPCTTTLLTIRKESGSLKWTVMSFLVPTVCAVVLCFAFATVARMFV, encoded by the coding sequence ATGGGTCTGACCAAACAATCCGTCGGAATGGGGGCTGTGGATTCCGGACTGGAGATAAAAAAACAGACACCTGATGATAAAATAATCGCCATAGCAGGCAACCCCAACGTAGGTAAAAGCACCCTTTTCAACAATCTCACGGGGATGAACCAGCATACAGGAAACTGGCCGGGAAAAACCGTGACCAATGCCCAGGGCTACTGTAAGACAAGAGAACACAGCTACGTGCTGGTAGATATCCCCGGCACCTACTCCCTCATGGCCCACTCCACGGAGGAGGAAGTGGCCCGCAACTTCATCTGCTTTGGCGGAAGCGACGGGATTGTGGTGGTTTGCGATGCCACCTGTCTGGAGCGCAACCTGAACCTGGTGCTTCAGACCATGGAAATATCGGACCGCGTCCTGGTATGTGTGAACCTGATGGACGAAGCCGCACGCAAGAATATTACCATTGACCTTAAAGGTCTGTCGGAAAAGCTGGGAGTACCCGTGGCCGGCACCATTGCCAGAAAAAAGCAAAGCCTTGACCAGCTGATGAAACAGTTGGATGACCTGGTGGAAGGTACCCAAACAGCCTCCCCCTACCAGGTGGAGTATTCCCCCATTATTGAACAGGCCATCGCCATGGCAGAGCCTGCCGTAAAGGGCAGGGTGGAGGGAAAGGTCAATTCCCGCTGGCTCACCTTAAAGCTTCTGGACAGCGACCCGTCCCTAATGAAGGAATTAAGGGAATATCTGGATGAGGACATACTGGAAATGCCTGAGATAAGCCTTGCCCTGTCACAGGCCAGGGAGCATCTGGCCAAATACGGCATTACCAATGAAATCCTAAAGGACCGCATCGTGGCTGCCCTGGTGGCATCGGCAGAGAAAATATGCCGTGATACGGTCCAGTTCCACAAAACCGGATACAATGAAGGTGACCGGAAGCTGGATAAGATTCTGACCAGCCGTTTCACAGGTTATCCCGTCATGATCGGAATGCTGGCCGTGGTATTCTGGCTGACCATCACAGGCGCCAATTACCCCTCCCAGATGCTGGCGGACGCCCTGTTCCGCCTCCAGGACCAGCTCACAAAAGCCTTCCTGGCTGTGGGCGCTCCCCCATGGCTTCACGGTCTGCTGATTTTGGGAGTCTACCGGGTCCTGGCCTGGGTTGTCTCGGTGATGCTGCCGCCCATGGCTATTTTCTTTCCTCTGTTTACCCTGCTGGAGGACTCGGGTTATCTTCCCAGGATTGCCTATAATCTGGATAAACCCTTTAAGAGCTGCCATGCCTGCGGCAAACAGGCTTTAACCATGTGTATGGGATTCGGATGCAACGCAGCGGGCATCGTGGGCTGCCGCATCATTGATTCTCCCAGGGAGCGGCTCATTGCCATGATAACCAACAACTTTGTGCCCTGCAACGGAAGGTTTCCCACCCTCATCGCCATTATCTCCATGTTTTTTGTGGGCGTATCCGGAGGTGCCTTTGACTCCATGCTGTCAGCCCTGCTCCTGACCCTGTTCATTGTCCTGGGCGTATGCATGACTTTCGCGGTCTCCAAAGTTCTTTCCATGACCGTGTTAAAGGGAATCCCTTCCTCCTTCACTCTGGAGCTGCCTCCTTACCGGCGTCCGCAGATTGGAAAGGTGATTGTCCGTTCCATCTTTGACCGGACCCTGTTCGTTCTGGGAAGGGCCATTGCGGTGGCCGCCCCTGCCGGCCTTTTAATCTGGATTATGGCAAATGTGCAGCTGGACGGCATCACCCTGTTGGCCCACTTTTCCGGCTTTCTGGATCCCTTTGCAAGGCTTCTTGGAATGGACGGCGTGATTCTTATGGCATTTATCCTGGGGCTGCCTGCCAATGAGATCGTAATTCCCATCATCATCATGGCCTATATGGCACAGGGAAGCCTTTTGGAGTTTGACAGCCTGGCGCAGCTTAGGGATTTACTGGTGAATAACGGCTGGACCTGGATTACCGCTGTCAGCACCATGCTCTTCTCCCTGATGCACTGGCCCTGCACCACCACTCTTCTTACCATCCGCAAGGAATCAGGCAGCCTTAAATGGACTGTCATGTCCTTCCTGGTGCCTACGGTCTGCGCGGTCGTACTGTGCTTTGCCTTTGCAACAGTGGCCCGGATGTTTGTATAA
- a CDS encoding co-chaperone GroES: MKLVPLFDKVVLKQLVAEETTKSGIVLPGAAKEKPQQAEVIAVGPGGVIDGKEVTMQVKAGDKVIYSKYSGTEVEIEDEKYVIVKQNDILAVVE, translated from the coding sequence ATGAAGTTAGTACCATTGTTTGACAAGGTAGTGTTAAAGCAGTTAGTTGCAGAAGAGACAACGAAGTCCGGCATCGTCCTTCCGGGGGCTGCCAAGGAGAAGCCACAGCAGGCAGAGGTTATTGCAGTGGGACCAGGCGGAGTTATTGACGGCAAGGAAGTAACCATGCAGGTTAAGGCCGGCGACAAGGTAATCTATTCCAAGTACTCAGGAACAGAAGTAGAGATTGAGGATGAGAAGTACGTTATCGTAAAGCAAAACGATATCCTGGCAGTTGTTGAATAA
- the groL gene encoding chaperonin GroEL (60 kDa chaperone family; promotes refolding of misfolded polypeptides especially under stressful conditions; forms two stacked rings of heptamers to form a barrel-shaped 14mer; ends can be capped by GroES; misfolded proteins enter the barrel where they are refolded when GroES binds), which yields MAKQIKYGVEARKALEAGVNQLADTVRVTLGPKGRNVVLDKSFGAPLITNDGVTIAKEIELQDPYENMGAQLIKEVASKTNDVAGDGTTTATVLAQAMVNEGMKNLAAGANPIVLRKGMKKATDAAVEAIKKMSKPINGKDQIARVAAISASDDEVGTMVADAMEKVSKDGVITIEESKTMKTELDLVEGMQFDRGYLSAYMCTDMDKMEANLDDPYVLITDKKISNIQDLLPLLEQVVKMGARLLIIAEDVEGEALTTLIVNKLRGTFNVVAVKAPGYGDRRKEMLQDIAILTGGTVISEELGLDLKDATMEQLGRAKSVKVQKENTIIVDGMGDKDAISARVSQIRKQIEETTSDFDREKLQERLAKLAGGVAVIRVGAATETEMKEAKLRMEDALNATRAAVEEGIIAGGGSAYVHAAEEVKSVVEGLEGDEKTGARIILKALEAPLFHIVANAGLEGSVIVNKVKESSVGHGFDAYKEEYVDMIEAGILDPVKVTRSALQNATSVASTLLTTETVVANIKEPAPAGPAAPDMGGMY from the coding sequence ATGGCAAAGCAGATTAAGTATGGCGTAGAAGCCCGCAAGGCGCTGGAAGCAGGCGTTAACCAGTTGGCAGATACAGTGCGTGTTACACTTGGACCGAAGGGACGCAACGTTGTCCTGGATAAGTCCTTTGGCGCTCCGTTAATTACAAACGACGGCGTTACCATTGCAAAGGAAATCGAGCTGCAGGATCCATATGAGAACATGGGCGCGCAGCTGATCAAGGAAGTTGCTTCCAAGACCAACGATGTGGCCGGCGACGGCACCACCACAGCAACTGTTCTGGCTCAGGCCATGGTAAACGAAGGCATGAAGAACCTGGCAGCCGGCGCAAACCCAATCGTCCTGAGAAAGGGCATGAAGAAGGCTACAGACGCGGCTGTGGAAGCTATCAAGAAGATGAGCAAGCCAATCAACGGCAAGGATCAGATCGCAAGGGTAGCAGCCATCTCTGCTTCCGACGATGAAGTAGGAACCATGGTAGCGGACGCTATGGAGAAGGTTTCCAAGGACGGCGTCATCACCATTGAAGAATCCAAGACAATGAAGACAGAGCTTGACCTGGTTGAAGGTATGCAGTTCGACAGAGGTTACCTGTCCGCTTATATGTGCACGGATATGGATAAGATGGAAGCTAACTTAGACGATCCATACGTGCTGATTACCGATAAGAAGATTTCCAATATCCAGGATCTGCTTCCTCTGCTGGAGCAGGTAGTTAAGATGGGCGCAAGACTTCTCATCATCGCTGAGGATGTGGAAGGCGAAGCACTGACCACCCTGATTGTAAACAAGCTGAGAGGCACATTCAACGTAGTGGCTGTAAAGGCTCCCGGCTACGGCGACAGAAGGAAAGAGATGCTGCAGGATATCGCTATCCTGACAGGCGGTACTGTTATTTCCGAGGAACTGGGTCTGGATTTGAAGGATGCAACCATGGAGCAGCTGGGACGTGCAAAATCCGTTAAGGTTCAGAAAGAGAACACCATCATCGTTGACGGCATGGGCGACAAGGATGCCATTTCCGCAAGGGTATCCCAGATTCGCAAGCAGATTGAGGAAACCACCTCTGACTTTGACAGGGAGAAGCTGCAGGAGCGTCTGGCTAAGCTGGCAGGCGGCGTAGCCGTTATCCGTGTTGGAGCTGCAACCGAGACAGAGATGAAGGAAGCTAAGCTTCGTATGGAAGATGCTCTGAACGCTACAAGAGCAGCTGTTGAGGAAGGCATCATCGCAGGCGGCGGTTCTGCTTATGTACACGCAGCTGAGGAAGTAAAGAGCGTTGTTGAAGGACTGGAAGGCGATGAGAAGACCGGCGCCAGAATCATCTTAAAGGCACTGGAAGCTCCTCTGTTCCACATCGTAGCCAACGCAGGACTGGAAGGATCCGTTATTGTAAATAAGGTAAAAGAGTCCTCTGTAGGCCACGGCTTTGACGCTTACAAGGAAGAGTATGTGGATATGATTGAAGCAGGCATCCTGGATCCCGTAAAAGTTACAAGAAGCGCACTTCAGAACGCGACCAGCGTTGCTTCCACACTGCTGACAACCGAGACAGTTGTTGCCAACATCAAGGAGCCGGCTCCGGCAGGCCCCGCAGCACCTGACATGGGCGGAATGTACTAA